The following proteins are co-located in the Neodiprion virginianus isolate iyNeoVirg1 chromosome 6, iyNeoVirg1.1, whole genome shotgun sequence genome:
- the LOC124307143 gene encoding zinc finger protein 346-like: MSNVFALMSGPVTKTIENPEVPGLECLLPPRPPPLPGSLSSTEASVVTTQIKLPQQTEENASATTGTVLAPSQFPTAATSPYYIHPPMQTQSSPTPWWVPTEADSSELYDSQYAQWYEATYKVPLPANLSGKAKSKYYKRKSEFIDPAQDAEKVASAQRELSALMKPLKCDLCNAVMNSTLQAKLHYDGKPHQKKVSMFLNQSVKKLKTEDSGQVSSTTEADWNTYCEICKTWFTSQTDATQHYAGKKHLRAANGGPRVRTSKKQNQNQAPIDPSGRFGIGIGFQAEPPAPVIIPAEAAIVVPVVSPVPIPTIAAAVPVSTPLYTAPSYQTLLRCDLCGVSANRKDQLETHRRGARHLRMLRMNGLPVPDTVPEAEVVPVVSGPLDYSIYRTPSGQYYCAPCNVSLNSESSFAQHVESKKHKNQLNPKSPSTAANTAKKTRFKKK, encoded by the exons GATTAGAATGTTTGCTACCACCTCGGCCACCCCCGCTCCCTGGGTCGTTATCGTCGACAGAAGCGAGCGTTGTAACGACGCAAATCAAGCTTCCTCAGCAAACCGAAGAAAATGCTTCAGCAACAACGGGCACGGTGCTGGCGCCGAGTCAATTTCCAACTGCCGCCACTTCTCCTTATTATATCCATCCCCCGATGCAAACGCAAAGTTCTCCCACCCCATGGTGGGTGCCAACGGAAGCAGATTCCTCGGAACTTTACGACTCGCAATACGCGCAATGGTACGAAGCAACTTACAAAGTTCCTCTTCCAGCTAACCTTTCCGGCAAAGCTAAATCCAAGTATTACAAACGCAAGAGTGAATTCATTGACCCCGCTCAAGATGCAG AGAAAGTTGCAAGTGCTCAAAGGGAACTTTCCGCTCTGATGAAACCGCTAAAATGTGACTTGTGCAATGCAGTT ATGAACTCTACGTTGCAAGCAAAGTTACATTACGATGGCAAACCCCATCAAAAGAAGGTATCTATGTTCCTGAATCAgagcgtgaaaaaattgaaaactgaagACAGTGGTCAAGTTTCCAGTACAACCGAAGCGGATTGGAATACCTACTGCGAG ATCTGCAAGACTTGGTTCACCTCGCAAACCGATGCGACACAACATTATGCTGGCAAGAAACATCTTAGGGCAGCTAATGGTGGCCCACGTGTTAG GACATCAAAAAAGCAGAATCAGAATCAAGCCCCGATAGATCCGAGTGGACGGTTTGGCATAGGGATAGGTTTTCAAGCTGAACCACCAGCCCCAGTAATAATTCCGGCAGAAGCTGCCATTGTTGTACCTGTTGTATCTCCTGTACCGATACCGACGATTGCTGCAGCAGTACCAGTCAGTACGCCTCTCTACACGGCTCCATCTTATCAAACACTATTGCGCTGTGACCTTTGCGGTGTTTCAGCAAATCGAAAAGACCAATTAGAAACACATCGTCGAGGTGCAAGGCATCTCAGGATGCTCAGAATGAATGGGCTTCCAGTACCTGACACAG TACCTGAAGCTGAAGTGGTCCCTGTTGTTAGTGGACCGctagattattcaatttatagaACCCCATCGG GGCAATACTACTGTGCACCTTGCAACGTTTCTCTAAACTCAGAGAGCAGTTTTGCACAACATGTCGAAAGTAAAAAGCACAAGAACCAGCTAAACCCAAAATCACCGTCCACTGCTGCCAATACTGCAAAAAAAAcaaggtttaaaaaaaagtag